From a region of the Paenibacillus sp. R14(2021) genome:
- a CDS encoding branched-chain amino acid aminotransferase, translating to MQAATSIAIERTQSPKAKPPQDQLGFGVYFTDHMFVMDYTTEEGWHGSRIVPYQSIALDPAAKVFHYGQTVFEGLKAYRTEDGRILLFRPEANFARMNRSNERMNMPPIPIDMAMAAIKALTLADQDWIPTDAGNSLYIRPFMIATQATLGVQPSERYQFIIIMSPVGAYYPEGINPVKIFVESHYVRAMIGGVGEAKTAGNYAAGLRAQTAAKEQGYTQVLWLDGAAHKYIEEVGSMNVFFKIGGTVYTPALNGSILDGITRNSVIQMLKHWNIPVVERVLSIEEIYEAGRDGTLEEAFGTGTAAVISPVGELCWLGEKLVICGGETGELSKRLYGSLTGIQYGRETDRLQWMVEVK from the coding sequence ATGCAGGCAGCAACATCGATTGCGATCGAACGCACACAATCGCCTAAAGCCAAGCCGCCGCAGGATCAGCTGGGCTTCGGCGTATATTTTACCGACCATATGTTCGTGATGGATTATACGACAGAAGAAGGCTGGCATGGATCGCGCATCGTGCCCTACCAATCCATTGCGCTTGATCCCGCTGCGAAAGTATTTCATTACGGACAAACGGTATTCGAAGGGTTAAAGGCTTACCGAACCGAGGACGGACGCATTTTGTTGTTCAGGCCGGAAGCCAATTTCGCGCGAATGAACCGATCGAATGAACGGATGAACATGCCGCCCATTCCGATTGATATGGCCATGGCCGCGATTAAGGCGCTTACGCTGGCCGACCAAGATTGGATTCCGACGGATGCAGGCAACTCGCTTTATATCCGGCCGTTCATGATCGCAACGCAGGCGACGCTTGGCGTGCAGCCTTCGGAGCGCTATCAGTTCATCATCATCATGTCGCCGGTCGGCGCGTACTATCCGGAAGGCATTAATCCCGTCAAAATATTCGTGGAATCGCATTACGTCCGCGCGATGATCGGCGGCGTCGGGGAGGCGAAGACAGCAGGCAACTATGCAGCAGGACTCAGGGCGCAGACGGCAGCGAAGGAGCAGGGCTACACGCAGGTGCTCTGGCTTGACGGCGCTGCGCACAAGTATATCGAGGAAGTCGGCAGCATGAATGTCTTCTTCAAAATCGGCGGCACCGTTTATACGCCTGCACTTAACGGAAGTATATTGGATGGCATAACCCGGAACTCCGTTATCCAAATGCTGAAGCATTGGAACATTCCGGTCGTCGAGCGGGTTCTGTCTATCGAGGAGATCTACGAGGCGGGCAGGGACGGTACGCTCGAAGAAGCCTTCGGCACGGGCACGGCAGCAGTCATATCGCCGGTGGGTGAGCTGTGCTGGTTAGGCGAGAAGCTGGTCATATGCGGCGGTGAGACCGGAGAGCTGTCGAAGAGACTCTACGGGTCATTAACGGGCATTCAATACGGCAGAGAAACCGATCGGTTGCAGTGGATGGTTGAAGTGAAATAA
- a CDS encoding LysR family transcriptional regulator — translation MDLHLLHVFHITAAQGSISKAAQHLGYAQSNVTNKIKQLEADLNTQLFYRHNKGILLTPSGHTLLPFAEKILHLTDEAKQAITGTTSPQGPLHIGSLETTAAVRLPTLLTNYHKRYPNVDLSISTGTSDEGISSVLHYELDGAFVASPVEHPDLVQETFIEEELVLVTAVDHPVIRRISDLASRTILVFRNGCSYRSKLSSMLHDEGAAQVKIMEFGTLEGIIGCVAAGLGITLLPRSTVDMPQYRDQVRIHEIAEKYAKVSTVFVRRKDALVTPALQVFLSEMQDSNEQLEAL, via the coding sequence ATGGATCTTCATTTGCTCCATGTCTTTCATATTACTGCTGCCCAAGGCAGCATTTCCAAGGCTGCGCAGCACTTGGGCTACGCGCAATCCAATGTCACCAACAAGATAAAGCAGCTGGAAGCGGATTTGAACACGCAGCTCTTCTACCGTCATAACAAGGGAATATTGCTGACCCCGTCCGGCCATACGCTGCTGCCCTTCGCCGAGAAAATCCTTCATCTGACGGACGAAGCCAAGCAGGCGATTACCGGCACCACCTCCCCTCAAGGCCCGCTGCACATCGGGTCCTTGGAGACGACAGCCGCCGTTCGACTGCCGACGCTGCTGACTAATTACCATAAACGCTATCCGAATGTCGATTTGTCTATCTCCACGGGGACGAGCGATGAAGGCATAAGCTCCGTACTCCATTATGAGCTAGATGGCGCTTTCGTCGCGTCTCCCGTCGAGCATCCGGATCTTGTTCAAGAAACCTTCATCGAAGAAGAGCTCGTTCTTGTCACGGCTGTCGACCATCCGGTCATCCGCCGGATCAGTGACTTGGCAAGCCGCACCATTCTGGTCTTTCGGAACGGCTGCTCGTATCGCTCGAAGCTATCCAGCATGCTGCACGACGAAGGCGCCGCTCAGGTCAAAATCATGGAGTTCGGCACGCTCGAAGGCATCATCGGCTGCGTAGCCGCGGGCCTTGGCATCACGCTGCTGCCGCGCTCCACCGTCGACATGCCGCAATATCGCGATCAAGTTCGCATCCACGAAATTGCCGAGAAATACGCCAAGGTCAGCACGGTTTTCGTACGACGCAAGGATGCATTGGTAACCCCTGCGCTTCAAGTATTCCTCTCGGAGATGCAGGATTCTAACGAGCAATTGGAAGCCCTATAG
- a CDS encoding FMN-binding glutamate synthase family protein → MLFTVILVVLLILILVPPLVFFGYMLVLSKQPKHSIIRSHPFLGWVRYLLEKLGPEFRQYWFDNDNDGRPFSRADFVGLVYAAKYRTDLISFGGRRDYEKPGYYLSNAMFPKLTSELRVDNDIVRPGKKYVITNEGLFTRQEKFIQDQVKPWLLHEDDVIVIGPDRREPWRLKGMFGASATSFGAVGEHYIQSTGSGALMAGGSWINTGEGGVADVHLETGVDIISQIGPGLFGFRNQDGRFSLEAFRYKASLPNIKAFELKFHQGAKIRGGHLEGAKVTVPVAKARLVEVGKTVNSPNRFESLTNPEEALRFIRSLQDEGGKPVGVKLVVGDGKRLEPFFQAMLDTGIYPDFITVDGSEGGSGATFKAMADGMGLPLFAGLLILDDTARKFGIRDRIKIFASGKLVTPDKVAIALALGADCVNSARGFMMANGCIMAMQCHTGKCPTGITTTDSKYQEALVPEEKQWRVMNYILQLREGLFSLAAACGLESPRGFRREHVVFTNESGQSTRIVDLFPYPETMV, encoded by the coding sequence ATGCTTTTTACCGTTATTTTGGTCGTTCTGCTCATTCTTATTCTCGTCCCTCCTCTGGTTTTTTTCGGTTATATGCTCGTATTATCCAAACAGCCGAAGCACTCCATCATCCGCTCGCATCCGTTTCTCGGTTGGGTCCGCTACCTGCTGGAGAAGCTCGGTCCGGAGTTTCGCCAATATTGGTTCGATAACGACAACGACGGCAGGCCGTTCTCGCGGGCTGATTTCGTCGGATTGGTCTATGCGGCCAAATACCGGACGGACCTTATCTCCTTCGGCGGAAGGCGAGATTACGAGAAGCCTGGTTATTACTTGTCGAATGCCATGTTCCCTAAGCTTACAAGCGAGCTTCGCGTCGATAACGATATAGTACGGCCAGGCAAGAAATACGTCATTACGAATGAAGGCCTTTTCACGCGCCAGGAGAAATTCATTCAAGATCAAGTGAAGCCATGGCTGCTGCACGAGGATGACGTCATCGTGATCGGACCTGATCGCAGGGAGCCTTGGCGGCTCAAGGGCATGTTCGGCGCTTCGGCCACTTCCTTCGGCGCAGTCGGCGAACACTATATTCAATCGACAGGAAGCGGCGCCTTGATGGCGGGCGGCTCATGGATCAATACCGGAGAAGGAGGCGTTGCGGACGTTCACCTTGAGACCGGTGTCGATATCATCTCCCAGATTGGGCCGGGCTTATTCGGCTTTCGCAATCAAGACGGACGATTCTCCTTGGAAGCCTTCAGATATAAAGCAAGCCTGCCGAATATCAAGGCTTTCGAGCTCAAATTCCATCAAGGCGCCAAAATCCGCGGCGGCCATCTAGAAGGCGCCAAAGTGACAGTGCCCGTAGCGAAAGCGCGCCTCGTCGAGGTTGGGAAGACCGTCAATTCGCCAAATCGCTTCGAGTCGCTGACGAACCCCGAGGAGGCACTGCGATTCATTCGTTCCCTGCAAGACGAAGGCGGCAAGCCTGTCGGCGTGAAGCTCGTCGTCGGCGATGGCAAACGGCTTGAACCGTTCTTCCAGGCAATGCTGGATACCGGCATCTATCCGGATTTCATCACCGTCGATGGCTCGGAAGGCGGTTCCGGCGCAACCTTCAAAGCGATGGCCGACGGCATGGGGCTTCCATTGTTTGCAGGGCTGCTCATCTTGGACGACACCGCGCGTAAATTTGGCATACGGGACCGAATTAAAATTTTCGCCTCCGGTAAGCTGGTTACCCCCGACAAAGTTGCCATAGCGCTTGCGCTCGGTGCAGACTGCGTCAATTCTGCCCGTGGCTTCATGATGGCGAACGGTTGCATAATGGCGATGCAGTGCCATACGGGCAAATGCCCGACCGGCATCACGACAACGGATTCCAAGTACCAGGAAGCGCTGGTCCCGGAAGAGAAGCAGTGGCGCGTCATGAACTATATTCTTCAACTCCGGGAGGGTCTATTCTCGCTAGCTGCCGCTTGCGGCCTGGAGAGTCCGCGCGGCTTCAGGCGCGAGCACGTCGTCTTCACGAATGAAAGCGGACAGAGCACGCGAATTGTCGACTTGTTCCCTTATCCTGAGACAATGGTGTGA
- a CDS encoding TetR/AcrR family transcriptional regulator: MARTKEFNIDDAIEKAIQVFRAKGYEGTSMQDLVDALGLSRSSIYETFGSKKDLYLSALDRYGDSTSESLTAVLYEAGPTRELLLRFFDKFIAHNTPHSCLMVNASLEMCDHADVSARVQASMAGNERAFYQLLTRAMSNGELKGSPNLRALSKYLVNVRNGITVSASAMDRSSLDHIVKMSLTFLK, from the coding sequence ATGGCTAGAACAAAGGAATTTAATATCGATGATGCAATCGAGAAAGCAATCCAAGTGTTCAGAGCGAAAGGCTATGAAGGCACCTCGATGCAGGACCTGGTGGACGCACTCGGACTGAGTCGAAGCAGCATTTATGAAACCTTTGGCAGCAAGAAGGACCTATATCTATCGGCCTTAGACCGTTACGGAGACAGCACAAGTGAATCACTCACCGCTGTTCTTTATGAAGCGGGTCCAACGAGAGAATTGCTCCTTCGCTTCTTCGATAAATTCATTGCGCATAATACGCCTCATAGCTGTTTGATGGTGAATGCATCTTTGGAAATGTGCGATCATGCCGACGTTTCGGCAAGAGTGCAGGCATCAATGGCGGGCAATGAACGTGCTTTCTACCAATTGCTGACTCGCGCTATGTCGAATGGCGAGCTGAAGGGCAGCCCTAATTTACGTGCCTTGTCGAAATATCTCGTGAATGTGAGAAACGGGATCACCGTCTCTGCTTCCGCAATGGACCGGTCGTCGTTAGATCATATCGTAAAGATGTCACTCACCTTTTTAAAGTAA
- a CDS encoding 3-oxoacyl-ACP reductase family protein, translating into MTTQTNSLTGKVAFVTGGSRGIGAEIVKRLASDGAAVAFTYASAEQKAAELVKEIEAAGGRALAIRADSANVHEVKDAVDEAVKVYGGVNILVNNAGLLLTKPYHEFTTEEFDQMVAVNVRAVFAAVQAAGPLMGEGDRIITIGSVNADSSGFPGMSLYSMSKAAVAGLTHALARDLAPQGVTVNNIQPGPINTDMNPADGPNAPFLNSLMALGRYGKTSEIASLVAYLASPDAAFITGASIDINGGFMI; encoded by the coding sequence ATGACAACACAAACAAATTCACTGACGGGTAAAGTAGCATTCGTAACCGGAGGTTCCCGCGGTATTGGAGCCGAAATCGTGAAGCGTCTCGCTTCGGACGGTGCAGCCGTAGCGTTCACCTATGCAAGCGCGGAACAGAAGGCAGCCGAATTAGTGAAAGAGATCGAAGCGGCAGGCGGTCGTGCGCTAGCTATTCGTGCAGACAGCGCGAATGTACATGAAGTTAAGGACGCGGTAGACGAAGCGGTGAAGGTATACGGCGGCGTTAATATTCTGGTCAATAATGCCGGTCTGCTTCTCACGAAGCCTTATCATGAATTCACGACAGAAGAATTCGATCAGATGGTTGCCGTTAACGTACGTGCCGTATTCGCAGCCGTGCAGGCGGCGGGTCCGCTTATGGGCGAAGGCGATCGCATTATTACGATCGGCAGCGTTAATGCGGATTCGAGTGGCTTCCCGGGAATGAGCTTGTATTCCATGTCCAAAGCTGCTGTAGCCGGTCTTACTCACGCTCTGGCACGGGATTTGGCGCCTCAGGGCGTAACGGTAAACAACATTCAACCGGGTCCGATTAATACCGATATGAACCCCGCTGACGGCCCAAATGCGCCGTTCCTTAACTCGCTTATGGCGCTTGGCCGTTACGGCAAAACATCCGAAATTGCGAGTCTGGTCGCATACCTGGCATCGCCGGATGCAGCATTTATCACGGGTGCGTCGATCGACATTAACGGCGGATTCATGATCTAA
- a CDS encoding NAD(P)/FAD-dependent oxidoreductase: protein MPRTPLARLLREIYVVANLSKEKKQPIGHILHEQQDRRKVILQRMRETKLEQEDSALVPPETPDPRKAEVHGQAAVAPRIVIIGAGLAGLACAYRLKQAGINAMLYEADDKPHAGRVSTRYGEFDEGQIAERGGMLIDTGHRAVIRLARELGLRLTDLLAAEAAGTEPRYFFDGGAYTFTEAAEDFKSIMNKLNRDTKQAGYPTLYNRYTQHGFQLDQLSVIDWINLNVPGGTQSKFGRLLDIACNIEYGAESSVQSALNFIYLHGFLAEEDAFRMFGLSDERFHIRGGNEQLIHRLSTKLDEANIVRGTRLTAIAEQLDGSYKLTFQRDSASMDVIADKVVLTVPFSILRSSVDISKAGFKHLKRQAIQELGMGINSKLHLQFTDRHWQSLHANGDTIADTGYQNTFDVVRGQPGTAGMLVDYTGGRIGEGMVTGTADERAIQFLQQIEPVLPGLSGKWNGKAARDYWLGNPYSLGSYSFRKIGQYTAFAGVEGEREGAGGNCHFAGEHTSIAFQGYMNGAVESGERAAKEIVQDMKKRKP, encoded by the coding sequence ATGCCGCGCACACCGTTAGCCAGATTGCTTCGAGAGATATATGTGGTTGCAAACTTATCCAAGGAGAAGAAACAACCGATCGGGCATATCCTGCACGAACAGCAGGATCGCCGCAAAGTCATACTCCAACGTATGAGAGAGACGAAGCTTGAACAAGAGGATAGCGCATTGGTTCCGCCAGAAACACCAGACCCCCGAAAGGCAGAGGTTCATGGACAAGCAGCTGTCGCGCCGCGTATCGTCATCATCGGAGCCGGCCTTGCCGGATTGGCTTGCGCCTATAGACTGAAGCAAGCCGGTATTAACGCGATGCTGTACGAAGCCGACGACAAGCCGCATGCCGGACGTGTAAGCACCCGGTACGGCGAATTCGATGAAGGACAAATCGCCGAGCGCGGAGGGATGCTCATCGATACCGGACATCGGGCCGTCATTCGATTGGCGCGTGAATTGGGGCTTCGATTGACCGATTTACTCGCAGCAGAAGCAGCCGGTACGGAGCCGCGGTATTTTTTTGACGGCGGGGCGTATACGTTCACCGAAGCGGCGGAGGACTTTAAATCGATTATGAACAAGCTGAACCGGGATACGAAGCAAGCGGGGTATCCTACGTTGTACAATCGATACACGCAGCATGGGTTCCAGCTCGACCAACTGTCCGTTATCGATTGGATCAATTTGAACGTTCCCGGCGGCACGCAATCGAAATTCGGCAGACTGCTGGATATCGCCTGCAACATTGAATACGGCGCGGAATCCAGCGTTCAGAGCGCGCTGAATTTTATTTATTTGCACGGATTTCTGGCGGAAGAGGATGCTTTTCGCATGTTTGGCCTCTCCGATGAGCGGTTTCATATACGCGGCGGCAACGAGCAGCTGATCCATCGATTGAGCACCAAGCTGGATGAAGCGAATATCGTTCGCGGGACGCGGCTGACAGCCATCGCCGAACAATTGGACGGGAGCTATAAGCTGACGTTCCAACGCGATTCCGCAAGCATGGATGTGATCGCGGATAAGGTCGTGCTGACCGTGCCGTTCAGCATCCTGCGTTCTTCCGTCGATATAAGCAAGGCCGGGTTCAAACACCTCAAACGCCAAGCGATTCAAGAGCTCGGCATGGGGATCAACAGCAAGCTGCATCTGCAATTCACCGACCGTCACTGGCAGTCGCTGCATGCGAACGGCGACACGATCGCCGATACGGGTTACCAGAACACATTCGATGTCGTACGCGGACAGCCGGGGACAGCAGGCATGTTGGTTGATTACACGGGAGGGCGTATCGGCGAGGGCATGGTTACAGGAACGGCTGATGAGCGGGCCATCCAGTTTCTGCAGCAGATCGAACCCGTGTTACCTGGGCTCAGCGGGAAATGGAACGGGAAGGCGGCCAGGGATTACTGGCTGGGCAATCCCTATTCCCTTGGATCCTATTCCTTTCGCAAAATCGGGCAGTATACGGCATTCGCCGGCGTGGAAGGGGAGCGGGAGGGGGCTGGCGGGAATTGTCACTTTGCCGGAGAACACACGTCCATTGCATTCCAAGGGTACATGAACGGAGCGGTTGAGAGCGGAGAACGAGCGGCCAAAGAAATTGTTCAAGACATGAAGAAGCGAAAACCATAA
- a CDS encoding YebC/PmpR family DNA-binding transcriptional regulator, whose amino-acid sequence MGRKWNNIKEKKASKDANTSRIYAKFGLEIYVAAKKGEPDPESNQALKFVLERAKTYNVPRAIIDRAIEKAKGSSDENYVELRYEGFGPNGSMVIVDALTNNVNRTAPEVRSAFTKNGGSMGVSGSVSYMFNSTAVFGVEGKTVDEVLELMMEADVDVRDITEEDEAVIVYAEPNQFQAVQDAFKQAGITEFTVAELTMLPQNYVEIPEESQAQFERLIDMLEDLEDVQQVYHNVEFGE is encoded by the coding sequence ATGGGTCGTAAATGGAACAACATTAAAGAAAAGAAAGCTTCGAAGGATGCCAATACAAGCCGTATATATGCGAAATTCGGTCTTGAAATCTATGTAGCCGCCAAGAAAGGCGAGCCGGACCCGGAATCCAACCAAGCGTTGAAATTCGTTCTGGAGCGCGCCAAAACGTATAATGTACCACGCGCCATTATTGACCGTGCCATCGAGAAAGCGAAGGGCAGCTCCGACGAGAACTACGTTGAACTGCGTTACGAAGGCTTTGGCCCGAACGGATCGATGGTGATCGTGGATGCACTGACGAATAACGTGAACCGTACAGCGCCGGAGGTCCGCTCCGCATTTACGAAGAATGGAGGCAGCATGGGCGTCAGCGGCTCTGTATCGTATATGTTTAATTCAACAGCAGTCTTCGGCGTGGAAGGCAAAACCGTCGATGAAGTTCTCGAGCTGATGATGGAAGCCGACGTGGATGTACGCGATATTACCGAAGAGGACGAAGCGGTAATTGTATATGCGGAGCCGAATCAATTCCAAGCCGTACAGGACGCATTCAAGCAAGCGGGAATAACAGAGTTCACAGTTGCGGAGCTGACGATGCTTCCTCAGAACTATGTGGAAATTCCGGAAGAGTCCCAAGCACAGTTCGAAAGACTCATCGATATGCTGGAAGACCTAGAGGATGTGCAGCAGGTCTATCATAATGTAGAATTTGGCGAGTAA
- a CDS encoding HAMP domain-containing sensor histidine kinase: MMLKIVFRLLIIFIGLVGVGPSIAQGASNAASDNEITSWQIRWERASEKTASPEQAAGAGEWQTIHMQHPLITKPDETVSAWVKFKLPKLNNNEGLFFPLVYGQTVTVYKSGQVLFHSERKYWFDINRVLIPLSEQDSGKEIYFQLQSDTDRLGLGAGMEIGDYQNLVRSYSKYDILDIIIGSAFIFVALVMLVCSVFLVRNQLKSWISLCFIILPIGGILIGYSPFLYTFYGQYGYIYLAIFDISLYIFLPALMFFFELVFGSGYRNIVSYFRRFQIYYSIFGLIFLAVNRMSADKFQHAYFFVSVTFIGLIMIVQFILILGILLQQLLRKNIDSIILSTGLAIFAIVSIAELLKFYASSQTYNLSWWKWGLVAFVLSLIILLGRRFTYQHKLIVTYSRDLEIYNLELQRSEKMEIISQLAASVAHEVRNPLQVTRGMLQLLGERNTYSTREGEYYKLAIDELDRASTIITDFLTFAKPQLEQVIELNLAEEIKHVEGIIVPLANLQGGRIEINVPKTLMIIGNSSKLKQALINIIKNSIEALEGDGSVRVWAYQEKEHVVIHIADSGNGMDERILARLGEPYFSNKTKGTGLGLMVTFRIIEAMQGTIEFKSQKGIGTEATIRFPIASVEKTNAKVPM; the protein is encoded by the coding sequence ATGATGCTAAAAATAGTTTTTAGACTATTGATTATTTTCATTGGTTTGGTCGGCGTTGGACCAAGCATCGCTCAAGGGGCGTCAAATGCCGCGAGCGATAACGAAATTACATCTTGGCAGATTCGCTGGGAGCGCGCATCGGAAAAAACAGCGTCTCCTGAACAAGCAGCTGGTGCCGGAGAATGGCAGACCATTCACATGCAACATCCCCTTATAACAAAACCGGATGAAACTGTTTCTGCATGGGTGAAATTTAAGCTGCCTAAACTGAATAATAATGAAGGCTTGTTCTTTCCTTTAGTTTACGGGCAGACAGTAACTGTTTATAAGAGCGGACAAGTGTTGTTCCACTCGGAACGTAAGTACTGGTTCGACATTAATCGCGTTTTGATCCCGCTGTCGGAACAAGATTCCGGTAAAGAAATTTATTTTCAGCTGCAGAGTGATACGGATCGTTTAGGCTTGGGAGCCGGAATGGAGATCGGAGATTATCAGAATCTTGTCCGATCGTATTCGAAATACGATATACTCGATATTATTATCGGCAGCGCTTTTATTTTCGTGGCACTTGTTATGTTGGTTTGCTCCGTGTTTCTTGTCCGCAATCAGCTCAAAAGTTGGATTTCGTTATGCTTCATTATTTTACCGATCGGTGGAATTTTGATTGGCTACTCCCCATTCTTGTATACCTTCTACGGTCAATATGGGTATATTTATTTAGCAATTTTCGATATCTCCCTGTACATTTTCTTACCAGCACTGATGTTTTTCTTCGAATTGGTATTCGGCAGCGGCTATCGCAATATCGTATCGTATTTCCGACGATTTCAAATCTATTATTCCATCTTTGGCCTTATCTTTTTAGCTGTTAACCGTATGTCAGCGGATAAATTCCAACATGCATACTTTTTCGTTTCGGTTACTTTCATAGGCTTAATTATGATTGTGCAATTTATACTTATTCTAGGTATTCTTCTTCAACAATTGTTAAGGAAAAATATCGATTCCATTATCCTTTCAACAGGGCTTGCGATTTTTGCGATCGTAAGCATAGCTGAGTTATTGAAATTTTATGCATCCTCGCAAACCTATAATTTGTCCTGGTGGAAATGGGGACTCGTTGCGTTTGTGCTCTCCCTTATTATTCTTCTTGGCCGCAGATTTACTTACCAGCATAAGCTGATCGTAACGTATTCTAGAGATTTAGAGATCTATAATCTTGAACTTCAGCGATCGGAGAAAATGGAAATTATCAGTCAACTGGCTGCTTCAGTCGCCCACGAGGTTCGCAACCCGCTGCAGGTGACGCGCGGCATGCTTCAATTGTTAGGAGAGCGTAACACTTACTCAACAAGAGAAGGCGAATACTATAAGCTTGCCATTGATGAGCTCGATCGCGCATCGACAATTATTACGGATTTCCTTACCTTTGCCAAACCGCAGCTTGAGCAAGTGATTGAGCTTAATTTAGCCGAAGAAATCAAACATGTTGAGGGCATTATCGTACCGCTTGCAAATCTTCAGGGCGGTCGAATTGAAATCAATGTGCCTAAGACGTTGATGATTATCGGGAATTCTTCCAAGCTTAAACAAGCGTTGATCAATATCATCAAGAACAGTATAGAGGCTTTGGAAGGCGACGGAAGTGTTCGCGTTTGGGCTTACCAGGAGAAGGAGCACGTTGTTATTCATATCGCAGACAGCGGCAACGGGATGGATGAGCGAATTCTTGCCCGGCTCGGTGAACCGTATTTTTCTAATAAAACAAAAGGTACGGGTCTAGGGCTGATGGTTACGTTTCGGATTATTGAAGCCATGCAAGGGACGATTGAATTCAAGAGTCAGAAGGGAATTGGAACGGAAGCAACGATTCGCTTTCCTATTGCAAGCGTTGAAAAAACAAACGCGAAGGTCCCTATGTGA
- a CDS encoding NHLP leader peptide family RiPP precursor produces the protein MSQEQELKQQIIEKAWSDESFKAKLLADPKGALNEAFGLILPDDVEIIVVEESESKVALVIPQNPGDASKSDGVEEVW, from the coding sequence ATGAGTCAGGAACAAGAATTAAAACAGCAAATTATTGAAAAAGCCTGGTCGGACGAATCTTTCAAAGCTAAGCTGCTAGCTGATCCAAAAGGCGCGTTAAATGAAGCTTTTGGCCTGATTTTGCCGGATGACGTAGAAATTATTGTCGTGGAAGAATCGGAATCCAAAGTAGCTTTGGTTATTCCTCAAAACCCAGGTGATGCATCCAAATCGGATGGTGTCGAAGAGGTTTGGTAA
- a CDS encoding trans-aconitate 2-methyltransferase, whose amino-acid sequence MSAIDSARLFNDMLNLTTELFYQQEEKLILRERLQSASSVLDIGSGNGSYLAEIKQHYPHLRCTGLEKDERIFAYAETRSMPGLDFIRDDYKNFKGKEPFDLVISRLVVPHLPDLPHFLDWLRSVTHKDSTIIIIDLLDAATGPVPAEGLPLFEALFRASRKPITDKFPGSVAEHILDAAIQAGYSEAAMQTYRINAAESDSRKLLHRYMGTVTELMQRDGLKNERNRELDGWLTNEDASYQVGMFALTMKIDQRG is encoded by the coding sequence ATGAGCGCCATCGACTCCGCGCGTCTGTTCAACGACATGCTGAACCTGACGACAGAACTGTTTTACCAGCAGGAAGAAAAGCTAATCTTGCGTGAACGACTTCAGTCTGCGTCATCCGTACTGGACATCGGTTCCGGAAACGGCTCCTACTTAGCGGAGATCAAGCAGCACTACCCGCATCTTCGCTGTACGGGTCTTGAGAAAGACGAGCGAATCTTTGCTTATGCCGAAACACGCAGCATGCCGGGACTTGATTTCATTCGCGATGACTATAAGAATTTCAAGGGTAAAGAGCCTTTCGACCTCGTCATATCCAGGCTCGTCGTCCCTCATCTGCCCGATTTGCCTCACTTCTTGGATTGGCTGCGATCTGTTACGCACAAAGACTCCACCATCATAATCATAGATTTGCTGGATGCCGCGACAGGCCCTGTGCCAGCTGAGGGTCTACCACTGTTTGAGGCACTCTTCCGTGCTTCCCGCAAGCCAATCACGGACAAGTTCCCAGGCTCCGTTGCCGAGCATATTCTCGATGCCGCTATCCAAGCCGGGTATAGCGAAGCTGCGATGCAGACTTACCGCATAAATGCTGCCGAGTCCGATTCGCGAAAGCTATTGCACCGTTATATGGGGACGGTTACGGAACTCATGCAGCGCGATGGATTGAAGAACGAACGAAACCGGGAACTAGACGGCTGGTTAACGAACGAAGATGCCTCCTATCAGGTTGGTATGTTCGCATTAACCATGAAGATAGATCAGAGAGGATGA